AAGAATCCATGAGTTAATACGTGTTCGTCAAGTCTCATTTCGAAGCTACTCAATTTGAGGGGCCTGTGGTAACTTGGGCTGAGAGGGCATATCAAACGGCGACGACTCTTAATGAGAAAGAGTGAAAGCGTACTTGGATGTTTGTTCTTTGATGTGCAATTTCCAAGAGTTGCCTCCAGGAGCATGGTGGTGATGTTCAAGCGGAATACTCGTGTTGGGGTGACTTAACGTAACAAAAAGGTTGTATGCCATTACCAGATCACTACTTGATTTCCCATAGCTCAGCGAAAGTAGTCCCAGGTTCAGGAGTCTGTCTTCGTAAGGTCAATGTTCTGGGACTATCACTCATTTAGTTGCTCGTCTCTGTACATGGTCCAAGAGATTCTTGTCTCCTTCGAAGCCAAAGGGAGCAACGAAAATGTAAACCTCAAGGTGCGGCCGTCCACACATCTTGAAAAGAGTCGTGAACGATTCTGTGATGATTACTTCAAATTGTCTTTGCATAAATTGAGAGGTCGCGTTTTACTTGACTACATCCCTCATTCAGTTTGAGCTGGTTTCCAAGCTCTCAGTTACTACCACGCCAAGATTAGGCACTCAAGAGGCGATAAAGAGCGTATGTTAATGTGGGACCTGAGTTGCTAGAGTCAAATAGGGacgaagataccacaggtattgtggTTTGaaaacactttaccagtaacacttataattgaatcgcgctcACCCAGTAatatcaaaagtcagaagcgagaaGGTTGGAAgacatatttgatagattatcaatatactGAGGATTGACTAATCTTAACTGGCTAATGATCGCAGGAGACGCTGAACACACCGTTCCgattcgtgatctggtgcggacgCATGAcagagcgccttcagctaagtgagtccactaaaactaatgtggttagCATCCAATGTTAAGCacttacagaactattgattttgggggtttatttaccgctacagggAGAACGTTCATGTCATGAAATTTCCGCAGGTTACGTTTAGACCCACTGTCTGCTTTCTGACAACACTTGTTGATAAAACAATACCTCAAACTGTAAATAATACTTATGCGATTCATGTTTAAGTACCGTAGTCTCTTCCTGGTGATGCACTTTCACTATGCccaaatgtttttattattcCAAAAACTTTGAAAACCATTTGGCCTAAAAGAAGTAGTAATTCAAATACATCAAATGACCAAACGTGTTTCCGTTCTCGGTTGTGGTTCTTGGGGTACTGCTATAGTCAAAGCTGTCGCTGACAATGTTGTATCGTCAGACGAGTTCTATTCTAAAGTTGCTTGTTTTGAATATGGTTTTTACCTCACAAATGTTTAGGTTTATTGGTATGTACGAGATGAAGAATATGAGGACCGAAGTTTAACCTCTTGGATTAATCAAGATCACACGAATCCCATTTATTTACCGAAGTTAAAATTGCCCATGAACATTATCGCATCTTCCGAAATCCGAAAAGTTGTTGAAAATGCTGATATTCTCATGGTCGCCTATCCTCCGTGTTACATTATACGGTTGGTAAACCATGTCAAGGAATTTATCAAGGAGAACGcctattttgtttcattttgtaaAGCAAGTTTACAAAAATCCATTCACCGCTTTTAATCACATTTGATCCCATATTTTTATATATCCCTAGATTTGTATAGTACATGCTTTTATGTAGTTTGTGCGTATCAAATTCTATAATATCAgactttatttgattattttagaCACTTAACATTGTAAAATTTCACTGAATAATAAGATTCTAAGCTAGAATCGCCTAGGGGTTTGTAAGGTTTGGTTTGAGGATCAGGTCAAACCAATTACTTCTGTTAATTTTCTAATGCAGTCGCATACTACTATGTTATTATCACCCTAATTCGGATCTCATAATATTTAAGGAATAATATCACTGATCAAAAAGGAGCGACAATTATCATGGCTAAAAAATCAGTAGTCTAAGTTCATCCGATTCAGGTACGTAGTTGTTTCGTATAACTTTGCGTTATTAAATTACTAGGTTACGATATGATAAAAAGTGTTATATTTTAGCCACATTGTACTAGAAGGATGTATAATTACCAGAAATAAGAGGAAGTATACGTTGGATTGTGTTGTCTCAACTATTGTTGTATGAAATATTATGTGAATTTATATAGCCAATAGACTTAAAGCGATGAGATTACCGGTAAGACATAAAATATTTCGTATATATGTAAAAACATTCAAAGACCAAAGTTCATAACTAATCATACAAGTGGATGTAACATAACTCATTGAGTGAACATGACTTATACACTTGTCATTTGATTATTCAGCTTTGTTGCCAGTTCAAACAATAACAGGCCTGATAAAATAGGTACTATTTGAATTCGCAGTGTATGAGATTGATATCATGCAACAAGAAATGAGATCGCGAAAACATACTTGGTTATAACAACGGTCTTTTGTTTAATATTTGCTTTATTAAagtttactactactactacttttatTCCTGTTACTGTAAATTAAAATCAATTTGTTCATAGACCTTTTTGGAGTTGGAACTTATCCATCGGTTTCGAGTGTTTCGTTAAGTTTTACCACATGTTAACATTTGAATTTAGTATAACGCTTAATATTTCCCTTTAATACGGTGTTTCTACGGTGAAGTCAGATTGAAATTGGGGAAAAAAATCAAAAGTAAACATAAGATGCTTATCTTTTATCTAGTCTTACATAGACGATGTCCTTTGAATATTTTACGGTCAATTATGCCACTTACTAGAAATATTGTTAAAATATAAGTCTGGAAAATACTTAACGTTActgtttaatattttatgaaAGTAAGTTGTTCTATTTATTATACTACGATTCAGCCTTCATAATAATTAGCAGTCGATGCTATACCTTTTTAATCAGGCATCGCATAGACACAAATATTAGCACAAAGTAATAATGTTAAGTATTAAGCATAAATTCTTACATAGTTATTTCTTATGAACTCAGAAAGTTCCCAAGTATGTGAAGAATTTGGCCGCATAAATTTCTGATCTTTAACAATGAATTAAACAAAAGATTATAGGAACAAAATAGTTCAGTTTCAATAAAAAACAGTGAACACATGAAAGCATATGAAATTGATAGTTGGCCTACTGAGTTCACATTCTACAAATTTTCCTCGCGGTAACTGAATTTTATTCTTCTTAGAAAAATTATCATGCACATATTTGATGAAAAATATATGCAATATGATTTCTTATAACATTATATCAAACATTAGCTTTTAAACGCTTCAGTAATAGAAATTGTTTGTCCAATTATTAAGGTCACTGAATCATATTAATAATTGGCAACCATCTTATTCACTATATAAATATTCAAATAGACAACATCATTTACTACTATTCTCAAATAGGATCCTCGTGGTACTATCAATAAACAGTCGAGACAACTCATAACAGCCCAACTTTATTCTTCTCATCGAACCATCTGGTCGTTTCCACAAAACAATGCTTATTCATTATCCTAAGGCTTTTGTTTAAGTAGCAAAAATAGAGAGTTTCAGCATATTTGGGATGCGGCGAACAGTGGAATTAAGAGGGCATACTTCGTCCTTTTTGGGGCTCTCCAAATTGGCATACCTGATTCTTAGTGTTGATGTTCTATTAAGAATTGGACACAGTGTCTTTTGCTCAAAATGACGAGTTATCCACCAAGCTACTAAATGCAAAACTTCAGAGTTAAGAACTTTTCGCTTAAAATATGTGGTATCAGAAAACAGACAGTCaagatattttaaaaaacaaatattttaggAGAGGAATATAAACACTATCGATGGGTAAATTTCTTAGTAAACATTCATTCTTGAGTAACGATATTTTTTAAGTTATATTTTGGATTCGAATTAATGTATACACTTTACCACGTCTAtggaataaaacaaaatcacaAGATTACGTGTTGTGAGATTTTGTTGGTGTGAATGCAATTCTTTAGGAGTTTAGTCCTTTCAAAATTCAATCATTAATAAAGCCAGTAATTAGTATCAGCAGAAGAATTACTACTTATCAGTTTTACCTATTTGATCTAATCTTTAAAGTTAAACGTTTATTATCGATAAAAGTTCACTATCTTATCTACTATTAAGAAAATGTAACATAGCGACCTGAAAATACAGCTACTGGTGCCGCAACTTATTGACTCAGCAAAAGTAAAATCTTGGATTTATATAAATTTTGCTTTCATCATAATTTAGCGTTGATTATCTTATAAACTATTTGTTGTTAGTTAATCAGAGTTTTGACCAGTTGAAAATAGCATTTTTTCTAGAGAAGATAAATTCAAGTGATGAACCTAAGAAGAAGTAATAAAGATTATAAACGTGCTTATCGAGAAAAACTACATTTTCTCAAGGCCGACACAAGATGAAAATTATTAGTCCATGGTGGGCCCCTGGCCTCTCTAAAAATTTCTTTATACGCTCTACTTTTATACGTTTATTATATTTGGATAGTTGGCCGAAGTCAAATCAATAGAATATTTTGTAGGCTTTTTCTTTCACCATACTTTTCACGAAAGCATGTGAATACATATGGAGAGTGAACGAGTTCTGAAGTACTCCTTCATGATTTACGACTGACGATATCTGGTTTCTGATAATGAAATTGTTAGTTTGAAAGATACATTAGAGGTTAAAAGTATGTGCGCGATTGTGATTTTGTGAACATATATCTGCTCACTAAGAAAAATCCAaggtttttttaatttatgatcAAACATTTTATTCACAAGTGGAAAACTGGGTTACAATGCTGAGTTTTATGTCAAGCTTGTTTAATAACTTTCAAAACAATTTGACGAACACTGATTtccatttgtttgttttatctaTTTCGTTATGATGTATCAAGAAGTGACCATATTGTCACATTTTATGTATGCCAATAGACATTTGTTTAAAGCTTATTAATATGTAAAAAAGAAATCACGTTAAGAACTCAAATATTATAAACTAACAAGATTGCTGTTAAATTTTTAAGTTCAACCAATTAACATGATGAAATATCTAAGTAAATGCTTCTAAGCAAAACCGACATTTTCGCCCTCAAGAGAAATAACTGAAAAGTAATAATCTGTAAGTATACTATCTTTTAGAGAACCGATAAACTTGAGGGAGTAACCAATGAAATCTCTGTAGTTTCCAGAGACTCAGAGACTAAAGTACCTCTGCTATAGGGTTAGTACGTGGGCTTTATGAAGCAACCACAGTGTATGACTTGGATCGCTTGAGATATCTCATTATAATAATGTCATCATCTAGTATTTCACCACACTAGATCATTGCAAACAGTCCAGGTAATAAAAAGACACCGGTTCACAATGAATTTAAGATTTAGACTTGCCACAATTTTCGAGGTGAAttctgaataaaatattatatataactTATCACAAGGGTTTTCCGTTGAGTTGTTGCCTATATGGACTGCTTTACgattattttcttttgaaaagCACACATAAAACAATTCTATATTAATTAGAATAAGTCTAAATTTGTGACTTATCTTCTTTCCTAATCTACTTTTAACGTAATAAGTCTGAGCTAGATTTTACTGAAGACTTCTTTCCTTGATAATTTGGTGTTATAAAAAGAACTCATTTTACAGAAAATAGTTAAGCAACCTGATTTATGTTCTTTAGAGGTTTGAGTTTTGCACAAAGTACATTTTCAGTGTAGAATGCAGAAATATGATCTTATTTGAATGATAGAGTACATTGATACTTTAAAAAATTTTCCTAAATCAAGTGAAtgaataataagaaataaatattctttCTAATACCTTAAGTCTTACTAATCCACATGAATATCAGTAAAATAGAGTGAGACTATAACTGTGATGGAAACCAGTAATTTGTTTCGAAAAAGACGATACTTTTTTCTATCAACAtcaaaatacaatgataagatGAATGATTTGTTGATATTAATCAGTTTAATAGTAGTAACAGCATAAAATGTTAAGATCTTTTGTAGCGCTGTAAAAAAAGCAGATTTAATTAGTTAGTAGATCGTAACATTGGTTTCCAGTTTGGTCATGTGTCATCATGTATCCTTCTATTTGTAAAAGTGTATGAGTGGATTTCTGTCTCAGCAAATAAtactagttattattattactaccatgattactactattatttttgCTGTAAAGTGTTGTGGTTAACGTTGAATTTAAAGTCTCACATAACGTGCTGACATTGGATAATACAACCGTTGATGACcaggaaacactagacggctgtttcttcTGAGTAAGaactcagcagtacacatccataAACACACTATGGATTGAACTCAAAACCTTCAGGCCATATGACTAGTTTTGAACCTACAGATAACTAGCCTAACTTCTACTAGTTTACATTCAAATTTAACTCGTTTCTTAATATTCCTTGTCACTGGTGATATTGGTTTCAAAACTCGACATGATTGAAGTCCACTGGTCATAGNNNNNNNNNNNNNNNNNNNNNNNNNNNNNNNNNNNNNNNNNNNNNNNNNNNNNNNNNNNNNNNNNNNNNNNNNNNNNNNNNNNNNNNNNNNNNNNNNNNNNNNNNNNNNNNNNNNNNNNNNNNNNNNNNNNNNNNNNNNNNNNNNNNNNNNNNNNNNNNNNNNNNNNNNNNNNNNNNNNNNNNNNNNNNNNNNNNNNNNNNNNNNNNNNNNNNNNNNNNNNNNTGTCCTGAAGAAAATAGAATCAGACTAGTAAGCGATCTTATACGAGAACAAACAGGCAAACGTTGTTTGGTTGTTATTGGAGCAACAACAGCTCTTGAAGTGGTTGGAGAACAGTTCACCGAAGCAACTATTGGTTCTAAAAGTCTTGAATGTGGACGTGAAGTTAAACGACTTCTTCAGGTAACAACAAGTAGATATAATAGATATCCCTGAAGACCTTTAGCattaattcaatttttaaaatacaaaaaatactGTTTATAACATCACAGGAAGGACCGAATGTTTAAACACTATTTATCTAAGTGTGCTTTGAATTCTGTTCAAGAAATTCGATAATATTCAAATCATATAGTGAagtaatatataagaactttcgtctaaattagagcgaatggttacacagtatttgagcgccgagttgatgtaagacattaaataggaataatatatttgtcaaatctcagcgaatgaatttgaagtaaatccaaNNNNNNNNNNNNNNNNNNNNNNNNNNNNNNNNNNNNNNNNNNNNNNNNNNNNNNNNNNNNNNNNNNNNNNNNNNNNNNNNNNNNNNNNNNNNNNNNNNNNNNNNNNNNNNNNNNNNNNNNNNNNNNNNNNNNNNNNNNNNNNNNNNNNNNNNNNNNNNNNNNNNNNNNNNNNNNNNNNNNNNNNNNNNNNNNNNNNNNNNttgacaaatatattattcctatttaatgtcatatAGCGAAGTATTACAAACGAATTGTTAGTTTTTAGTGTACTGGTcatttaattaacatttattgTCAATCATCATTATTAGACTTCATTAGTCGTTTAGTTATTTGAAGTattgaaaaatgaaatcaaaatttcTAACGAGATCTACTCATAAACCAGGAAAATCCAGCAAATTAAATTAGTTTCTAATCTCATAGAACTGGTGACATGGCCAATCCTCTGTTGTAAGCTATCAAACCTGACCACCTGAAATTGATAGAAAAGACGaataaaaaattcaaataaGCTATCATTAGGAATGTAGAGTGAATTTTTTTACAGCTTATTTCTATTGGTCAGTAAGTGGACTGACTCCAAAGTGAATATATAATGTTGATCTTGACTACAAGAATATAATGCTTAACACAGCTCATTTCTGTTTGAATTTGACAAACCATTTATTCTCGAGATATTGTACAGATTGTTAGATTTCCTTAGTACATCACAAACAAACGGTTAAATAATTATATGTCGAAATGATTTCAAAAAGATTCTAATCTCAATTTCAGCAGCCCATCAAAAGCAAGTTAGAAGTGTTCCATCTTAAAAGCAGCTTTGAAATTTGTGAGGAATAACACAGCTTATAATGTAATCTGTACAATCTTGAACAAACACAACTTGTCAAACTTAAAGGTGATATGCTGGCCGAGTCCAGGCATATGACATCCCTGTGAGCATATGGTAGGTAACAGGTTTTAAAGGAGGTAAGCTTTTAGTACAAACCGTTTATGCAACTCATTATGTTTCGACGTATTTATCagggatagataaatagatatttACCAATGGGTTTGAATACATATTGATTCGACTTGAAAATTACATTTTCCCAGTTATCTTAGTCTTTTTAGTCACACACCAATTCAAAATTGAGTATAAGGAGCGTGTATATCAGCATTGGATTGGTGGATTATAGAAAAAATCAAGATCGAAACACTGAATGGATGAATCAAATAATGGAAGTCAGTATTGTTAAAAAGCTGTACCCATAGTTATTTAACCGCTGCTTTTGTACACAGAAGTAAATGGTACCTCCAATACTTAATCGTATTGAAACGGGACGTTCTAAatctatttaaatttaaaaatttccAGTATTCTTAAATTGAGATAAATTTTACAAGTGTATAAAATTAATCACAACTGTATGCTATTAACTCGTCTGTTTAGCGTAGCTCAACGTGTTTTATGAAGACACAAATGCAACAACAGTTATGGCTTACAATAAAATCTCCAATGAAAACTACACTCAAATAGttaatattcattaaataaatgaGACAAGATAATGTCCAAATAACTGAATCCTtcatatttattgaataaagaaATATTGCGTAAAACCTAATCTAATGGATGTGATTTTGATAAGTCATTTACGCACTTTTTCCAAATAATTTGTACTTCATTTCATACTGagataattttctttttgacCTTGGGAAAAAATAGTTAAGCTTGGTGAGATAAGTTTAATGTCAGTAAATTACATTgttcaaatgtaaattattgttAGTTAATATCTAGTATTCTGTGTGTTCTGTTTGAATATCTCAATGCACAGACAGATTACATGAAATTAGTTATAACTCAAGACGATGTTGGTGTTGAATTATGCGGTTCATTGAAAAATGTTGTAGCGATAGCAGCAGGAATATGTGATGGTCTACAGTTAGGTGATAATACGAAAGCAGCTGTTATAAGAATTGGTTTCTGGGAAGTGTCTGAATTAATGAATGAACTATTTCCTGATAGAGGTTAGTTGAGTTGTGTTGctattttgttttttcgtttcaTCCGTTAATAGTTctcaattaatttaaataaaaaatgtatTGATTTTGTGGTGGACCAATAATTATATTAactcaaaaatgataataaagttGTTACGTCCAAAAATCAATGTATTACTGTATTAAATACAATTTATAAACACAAGAAAAATTTACGGGATGTTACTTCAGTTGTCAGGACTTGGCGTGTTCGAGTTGCATTTGTTATAATAAGCCACAATCATAGGTAATTAATAGTTCCAATGGAAATTGTTATAATTCGAGTAGTATATCCAGTTGGAGTATATAATGGAAATATATCTGTGGTCTATAAATgtagataataaatattttagagTTCAGTTATCATACAATAGACAATTGAGAATGGGAGACGCGTGTGTGCAGCAGTGTATTTATCAGCGGTTATTAGTGTGTCGTGCTATGGGGCATTCAAAAACGGAAGAGGAAGAGTCCAAGGTCATACAATTTCAAACAACTTTTACAGTCTTTTtcatagctcagtggtctatcggttaagtgcgcttgcgcgagactggtaggtcctgggttcgaatctcgcaaggcgggatcgtggatgcgcactgctgagaagtcccataataggatgaaacggccgtccagtgcttccaggttttccatggtggtctagcttcatgatttcaactatgaaaatactgcgatctccacaaaaccccttctaactTCTACAGTCACTGGTAGTAAATGTACAAATTATAAGAATTAAGAAAAGAAATGCAAATAGTTccaaaaactaattacaaaacaAGTTTGTCGTGACTATCTCTACAACCTAACACCAAAATATAGTGCAGGTGATATTGAGTCATTTAAACTAGTAGCCGTACTGCAGCTCGACTAATAGAACTAAAAAATACATGACATCGACCATTACTTCATGACCAATTACCAATTTTTTAGTATTTCAAAAAGATCAGTCATTTTCAATTCTGATAATTCTAAGTAAAatgtaaattatgaaaagaaatttctttcaTTAAAGATTTCATGCTAAGAAAAAATCGGAACTGTCATATTAATTCAGTAAATATGTAGTTCTGTTTTAAAATTCATGTTACACGTTCATAAAACacacatataaataaatataagctTTTGAGAATTGATAAAAAAGGTCGTTTTATATCATACATAATACATATGCGGAAACTATGATTTAAAATCACTAGTTAATCTATTTCTGCATTATTTCTGCTTCCTGAAAAGTTGATACAGGTCAATCACTTGTTTCATAGTATCATGAATTCATTAAGTATTATGATTTAATCGTTAATCGTCGAAACCTATAGAATAATCTTCAAGAATATTTTTGgagatttatttataacaaatcTAAATAAGTGATATAAATTATTAACAAGTGTTAAATTATTCTATTATAGGTTTGAATAATATTATGTCACACAACAAGGTCAGTCAGTTTCAAAGCTGAACTGTAACTAGTTAGTTAGATTGGATAAGACTTGCTTTTTTACAAAACGATAAGTGCTAAAAAAACTCGATAATTGGGTTCTGACCCTACAGTTTAAAAGTACCATTCTTTTATCCAAATCTTAAATGTTATGGTCTACAATACAGAATGACCTTAAATAGATAATCAGTGAAAGACACACAAACAGTGGAAACCTGTTTCATTCCGGCACAAAACTTCTCGTTCACAATGGTGATTAAACGCAGAACTTTAAGGTCTCGCTGAGATCAGTCAATAATTAAACCACTGAGTTGCTATTCGATGGTTCATATTTCTAACTTTAGTCGATTCGTTATTGCCATTGTGTTGGAGCCCACATGGAAATCTTATTGTGTG
This genomic interval from Schistosoma mansoni strain Puerto Rico chromosome W, complete genome contains the following:
- a CDS encoding putative glycerol-3-phosphate dehydrogenase codes for the protein MTKRVSVLGCGSWGTAIVKAVADNVVSSDEFYSKVYWYVRDEEYEDRSLTSWINQDHTNPIYLPKLKLPMNIIASSEIRKVVENADILMVAYPPCYIIRLVNHVKEFIKENAYFVSFXXXXXSENRIRLVSDLIREQTGKRCLVVIGATTALEVVGEQFTEATIGSKSLECGREVKRLLQTDYMKLVITQDDVGVELCGSLKNVVAIAAGICDGLQLGDNTKAAVIRIGFWEVSELMNELFPDRGTNYLTIEQSCGIAELFMCMSHKLDDISDIGDLDLLNISVGRRLSNNDTNRPSIRSITDKIPYRTFVDGAEYAKQIYNILADRRRTGHFPLFVAVHRICQNEIKPQELIACLQSHPIHA